A part of Streptomyces sp. NBC_00557 genomic DNA contains:
- a CDS encoding 3-keto-5-aminohexanoate cleavage protein: protein MVQVCLNGSRSAAEGAVVPLSPEELARSAAEAVAAGATQVHVHPKTPCGRDSLSPRVLAATLEAIRSRVRVPVGVTTGAWAEPDPAARLARVRSWSVLPDFASVNWHEPGAEAVAGQLLALGVGVEAGIWSGTDGAARFTASPLGPRVLRVLAEVTDPDPATAEDSARSLLAALGPAHGRPVLLHGEEGGAWPVLRLAGRLGLATRIGLEDTLFLPDGRRASGNAQLVAEGLLQDGSFQRSS from the coding sequence ATGGTGCAGGTGTGTCTCAACGGAAGCCGTTCGGCCGCCGAGGGCGCGGTGGTGCCGTTGTCGCCCGAGGAGCTGGCCCGTTCGGCGGCAGAGGCGGTGGCGGCCGGGGCCACGCAGGTGCACGTCCACCCGAAGACGCCGTGCGGGCGGGACAGTCTCTCCCCGCGCGTCCTCGCCGCGACCCTGGAGGCGATACGGTCCCGGGTGCGGGTGCCGGTCGGTGTGACCACCGGCGCCTGGGCGGAGCCCGACCCCGCGGCCCGGCTCGCCCGGGTGCGCAGCTGGTCCGTGCTGCCCGACTTCGCCTCGGTCAACTGGCATGAGCCGGGCGCCGAAGCGGTCGCCGGGCAGCTCCTCGCCCTGGGCGTGGGCGTGGAGGCGGGCATCTGGTCCGGCACCGACGGCGCGGCCCGGTTCACGGCCTCGCCTCTCGGGCCGAGGGTGCTGCGCGTCCTCGCCGAGGTGACCGACCCGGACCCGGCCACCGCCGAGGACTCGGCGCGCTCACTGCTCGCCGCCCTGGGCCCGGCCCACGGCCGCCCGGTGCTGCTGCACGGCGAGGAGGGCGGCGCCTGGCCGGTACTGCGGCTGGCCGGCCGGCTCGGCCTGGCCACCCGGATCGGCCTGGAGGACACCCTGTTCCTGCCGGACGGCCGGCGGGCGTCCGGCAACGCTCAGCTGGTCGCCGAGGGGCTGCTCCAGGACGGGTCGTTCCAGCGCTCGTCGTAG
- a CDS encoding RNA ligase (ATP) translates to MSTLRVTAEVLTVHEHPNADALELAQVGLYRAVVAKGAYRTGEAAVYIPEQSVLPPDLIEELGLTGRLAGGEANRVKAVRLRGELSQGIVCRPKALADVDLARAAAEGTDFAERLGITKWVPPVPPTMDGEVESAPGLLPWVDIENIQRYPDIFAPGEPVVLTEKLHGSACLLTHVADEGRVFVSSKGFGAKSLALKEDPRNLYWRAVRGHGVAEAAARLCERLGASRVGIFGEVYGAGVQDLSYGADGRRDTLGYAAFDVSAEVDGTVRWLDAAQLLEGELPVVPRLYAGPYGIERVLEFASGRETVSGRGLHLREGVVIRPAVERYSAVTGGRAIAKAVSPAYLTRKGGTEYE, encoded by the coding sequence ATGTCCACGCTGCGGGTCACCGCCGAAGTGCTGACCGTCCACGAGCATCCGAACGCCGACGCGCTGGAACTGGCCCAGGTGGGCCTGTACCGCGCCGTCGTCGCCAAGGGCGCGTACCGCACCGGTGAGGCCGCCGTCTACATCCCCGAGCAGTCCGTGCTGCCGCCCGATCTGATCGAGGAGCTGGGGCTGACCGGGCGGCTGGCGGGCGGCGAGGCCAACCGGGTCAAGGCGGTACGGCTGCGCGGCGAGCTGTCGCAGGGGATCGTGTGCCGGCCGAAGGCGCTGGCGGACGTCGACCTGGCGCGGGCGGCGGCCGAGGGCACGGACTTCGCCGAGCGGCTGGGCATCACCAAGTGGGTGCCGCCGGTCCCGCCGACCATGGACGGCGAGGTGGAGTCCGCGCCGGGTCTGCTGCCGTGGGTCGACATCGAGAACATCCAGCGCTACCCGGACATCTTCGCACCGGGCGAGCCGGTCGTGCTGACGGAGAAGCTGCACGGCTCGGCCTGCCTGCTGACCCATGTCGCCGACGAGGGACGGGTGTTCGTGTCCTCCAAGGGCTTCGGCGCCAAGTCGCTCGCCCTGAAGGAGGATCCGCGGAACCTGTACTGGCGGGCGGTGCGCGGGCACGGCGTCGCCGAGGCGGCGGCGAGGCTCTGCGAGCGGCTGGGCGCCTCGCGCGTCGGCATCTTCGGGGAGGTGTACGGCGCGGGGGTGCAGGACCTGTCGTACGGCGCCGACGGGCGGCGGGACACGCTGGGGTATGCGGCGTTCGACGTATCGGCCGAGGTGGACGGCACCGTGCGCTGGCTGGACGCGGCGCAGCTGCTGGAGGGGGAGCTGCCGGTGGTGCCGCGGCTGTACGCGGGGCCGTACGGCATCGAGCGGGTGCTGGAGTTCGCGAGTGGCCGGGAGACGGTGTCCGGGCGGGGGCTGCATCTGCGGGAGGGCGTGGTGATACGGCCCGCCGTGGAGCGGTACAGCGCGGTGACCGGGGGGCGGGCGATCGCCAAGGCGGTCAGTCCGGCCTATCTGACGCGCAAGGGCGGCACCGAGTACGAGTGA
- a CDS encoding MaoC family dehydratase yields the protein MAEPRTFTSPDELKAAVGEQLGYTDWLEVDQKRIDLFAEATGDHQWIHVDPEKAAAGPFKTTIAHGYLTLSLLPFFGPQLIRVEGVKMGVNYGTNKVRFPAPVPVGSRLRATAKITGVEDVTGGVQVSVAFTVEREGGDKPVCVAESVARYYL from the coding sequence ATGGCAGAACCGAGGACCTTCACCTCCCCCGACGAGCTGAAGGCCGCCGTCGGCGAGCAGCTGGGGTACACCGACTGGCTGGAGGTGGACCAGAAGCGCATCGACCTGTTCGCCGAGGCCACCGGCGACCACCAGTGGATCCACGTGGACCCGGAGAAGGCCGCCGCGGGACCGTTCAAGACGACCATCGCCCACGGCTACCTGACCCTCTCGCTGCTGCCGTTCTTCGGACCGCAGCTGATCCGGGTCGAGGGCGTGAAGATGGGCGTGAACTACGGCACCAACAAGGTCCGCTTCCCCGCCCCCGTGCCGGTCGGCTCCCGGCTGCGCGCCACCGCGAAGATCACCGGCGTGGAGGACGTCACCGGCGGCGTGCAGGTGAGCGTCGCGTTCACCGTCGAGCGCGAGGGCGGCGACAAGCCGGTGTGCGTCGCGGAGTCGGTGGCCCGGTACTACCTGTAG
- the soxR gene encoding redox-sensitive transcriptional activator SoxR — protein sequence MPQIPEKIHELTVGQLSARSGAAVSALHFYESKGLISSRRTSGNQRRYSRDTLRRVAFIRAAQRVGIPLATIRDALAELPEERTPTREDWARLSEKWRSELDERIKQLNRLRDHLTDCIGCGCLSLENCVLSNPDDVFGERLTGSRLLAEGR from the coding sequence GTGCCGCAGATTCCTGAGAAGATCCATGAGCTGACCGTCGGCCAGTTGTCCGCGCGCAGCGGCGCCGCGGTGTCCGCGCTGCACTTCTACGAGTCCAAGGGCCTGATCAGCAGCCGCCGCACATCCGGCAACCAGCGCCGGTACAGCCGCGACACCCTGCGCAGGGTCGCCTTCATCCGGGCGGCCCAGCGGGTCGGCATCCCGCTGGCCACGATCCGCGACGCGCTGGCGGAACTCCCGGAGGAGCGGACGCCGACCCGGGAGGACTGGGCGCGGCTGTCCGAGAAGTGGCGCTCGGAACTCGACGAACGCATCAAGCAGCTGAACCGCCTGCGCGACCACCTGACCGACTGCATCGGCTGCGGGTGCCTCTCGCTGGAGAACTGCGTGCTGTCCAACCCGGACGACGTGTTCGGCGAGCGGCTGACCGGATCGCGGTTGCTGGCCGAGGGACGGTGA